One genomic segment of Actinoplanes ianthinogenes includes these proteins:
- a CDS encoding DUF349 domain-containing protein, whose product MNDWTAFGRVDADGTVYVKTAEGDRVVGSWQAGTPEEGLAHFARRFEDLVTEVDLVEARLKSGAADASHSLSSVKRLRTQLDEAHVVGDIDGLAARLEKLAALAEEKAGEARAAREVARTEALARKTALVEEAETIAAEATGWKSAGDRLKEILDEWKTIRGVDKKTDGELWKRFAAARDGFTRRRGAHFATLDGQRKQAQTAKEELVKEAEAISGSDEWNTTANRLKELMAEWKAAPRAAKEAEQRLWERFRAAQDAFFTRRSAVFSARDAEYQGNLERKQAILAELEAIDVDADARGAQNKLRDAQAAWHDAGRVPREAAAGLDRRWRAAEERIRVAMDSAWRKTSPQDNPLLRQMRDQVAEAEQRLERAKAAGDSRRIKEAEQALASKKQFLALAEQAS is encoded by the coding sequence ATGAACGACTGGACGGCCTTCGGGCGCGTGGATGCCGACGGCACCGTGTACGTGAAGACCGCCGAGGGCGACCGGGTGGTCGGCTCGTGGCAGGCCGGGACCCCGGAGGAGGGCTTGGCCCACTTCGCCCGGCGATTCGAGGACCTGGTGACCGAGGTCGACCTCGTCGAGGCTCGCCTCAAGTCGGGCGCGGCGGACGCGTCCCACTCGCTGAGCAGCGTCAAGCGGCTTCGCACGCAGCTGGACGAGGCGCACGTGGTGGGCGACATCGACGGTCTCGCCGCCCGGCTCGAGAAGCTGGCCGCCCTCGCCGAGGAGAAGGCCGGCGAGGCCCGCGCGGCCCGCGAGGTCGCCCGGACCGAGGCCCTCGCGCGCAAGACCGCGCTGGTCGAGGAGGCGGAGACGATCGCCGCCGAGGCCACCGGCTGGAAGTCGGCCGGCGACCGGCTCAAGGAGATCCTCGACGAGTGGAAGACCATCCGCGGCGTCGACAAGAAGACCGACGGTGAGCTGTGGAAGCGGTTCGCCGCCGCCCGGGACGGCTTCACCCGGCGCCGGGGCGCTCACTTCGCCACCCTGGACGGGCAGCGCAAGCAGGCGCAGACCGCCAAGGAGGAGCTGGTCAAGGAGGCCGAGGCGATCTCGGGCTCGGACGAGTGGAACACCACGGCGAACCGGCTCAAGGAGCTGATGGCCGAGTGGAAGGCGGCGCCGCGCGCCGCCAAGGAGGCCGAGCAGCGTCTGTGGGAACGCTTCCGGGCCGCTCAGGACGCGTTCTTCACCCGCCGCAGCGCGGTCTTCTCCGCCCGCGACGCGGAGTACCAGGGCAACCTGGAGCGCAAGCAGGCGATCCTGGCCGAGCTCGAGGCCATCGACGTCGACGCCGACGCCCGCGGCGCCCAGAACAAGCTCCGCGACGCGCAGGCCGCCTGGCACGACGCCGGCCGGGTGCCCCGCGAGGCCGCCGCCGGCCTGGACCGCCGCTGGCGGGCCGCCGAGGAGCGCATCCGGGTCGCCATGGACTCGGCGTGGCGCAAGACCAGCCCGCAGGACAACCCGCTGCTGCGCCAGATGCGCGACCAGGTCGCCGAGGCCGAGCAGCGGCTGGAGCGGGCCAAGGCGGCCGGCGACAGCCGCCGGATCAAGGAGGCCGAGCAGGCCCTCGCCTCGAAGAAGCAGTTCCTGGCCCTGGCCGAGCAGGCCAGCTGA
- a CDS encoding SCO2524 family protein, with translation MEPRQHLLETWKVTVNTCWRDGAWDWDGRDGSHSISDAEQLLCLLRPATQLPPFALDRPNLTAEHILEVLAPLGNEKTIPLRLVDIATEFFTRHVDGTGRPIFSGGGYLSARDDDRLPDVQRDRDIVESFAVSVTLCLATIGFVRVFRQAVTRREILERLRVLEQLASARLTAALIGLLRSFALYVFDADDDPGRILIGTINKSGLPAKQVVGQFRDALQETIASFEEVLIGSGQTRELSYDNRLFECGWSWGIVADAPRVETATAEDIGEQPDGVADNRPNLYFTVVAVDAIEELLTERTRVLGLLNEEQQRLTRALQLRWDLTVGYWATVATFGGGPVWPLEDPPWTTTDGLSSEYHTLLLTSITVKDLVRRRGSDAELARIGTLLADLANEARVTRRHRPGDSGIRLHAPGLPIALESRAGGDEVRAVWVVQDFAPQLMERCLVIAGLLRDVDERARLVHLADRIWDHLVRRRQDRGLWDRPDRVFEELPEHAGVSWRLTERAIRCMVGAAHLVSAEPPVNDRLVVQARDLLHEAEHRYDMELMHGNDRVSPGVHDVLVRARASLERARRCARTRPGTAVALASTVLVLLDQLDAVRANDSTVF, from the coding sequence ATGGAACCACGGCAGCACCTGCTGGAAACCTGGAAAGTCACCGTCAATACCTGTTGGCGCGACGGCGCCTGGGACTGGGACGGCCGCGACGGATCCCATTCGATCAGTGACGCCGAGCAGCTGCTGTGCCTGCTGAGGCCGGCGACGCAGCTCCCGCCGTTCGCACTGGACCGTCCAAACCTCACTGCCGAACACATCTTGGAAGTGCTGGCACCGCTCGGCAACGAAAAGACGATTCCCCTGCGGTTGGTGGACATCGCCACAGAGTTCTTCACCCGACATGTTGATGGAACGGGGCGGCCGATTTTCTCCGGCGGCGGCTACCTCAGCGCCCGTGACGATGACCGGCTGCCCGACGTCCAGCGGGATCGCGACATCGTGGAGTCGTTCGCCGTCTCGGTGACGCTCTGCCTGGCGACGATCGGCTTCGTCCGTGTCTTTCGGCAGGCGGTCACTCGGAGGGAGATCCTCGAGCGGCTGCGTGTCCTGGAGCAGCTGGCGAGCGCCCGGCTCACCGCCGCCCTCATCGGCCTGCTGCGTAGCTTCGCCCTATACGTCTTCGATGCCGATGACGACCCGGGGCGGATCCTGATCGGGACGATCAACAAGTCCGGCCTGCCCGCCAAGCAGGTGGTCGGGCAGTTCCGGGACGCTCTCCAGGAGACGATCGCCTCGTTCGAAGAGGTGCTCATCGGCTCGGGCCAGACCAGGGAACTGTCGTACGACAACCGCCTCTTCGAGTGTGGCTGGTCCTGGGGGATCGTCGCGGACGCACCCCGGGTCGAGACGGCGACCGCCGAGGACATCGGTGAGCAGCCGGACGGTGTCGCCGACAACCGGCCGAACCTGTACTTCACCGTCGTCGCGGTCGACGCGATCGAGGAACTGCTCACCGAACGGACCCGGGTGCTGGGCCTGCTGAACGAGGAGCAGCAGCGGCTCACCCGGGCGCTCCAGCTGCGCTGGGATCTGACCGTCGGCTACTGGGCGACGGTGGCGACGTTCGGCGGCGGACCGGTGTGGCCGCTGGAGGATCCACCCTGGACGACCACCGACGGACTGAGCAGTGAGTACCACACGCTGCTGCTGACCTCGATCACGGTGAAGGACCTGGTCCGGCGACGCGGCTCGGACGCCGAGCTGGCCCGGATCGGCACGTTGCTCGCCGACCTGGCGAACGAGGCCCGGGTGACTCGCCGGCATCGCCCCGGCGACTCCGGGATCCGGCTGCACGCACCCGGCCTGCCGATAGCGTTGGAGAGCCGGGCCGGCGGCGACGAGGTGCGAGCGGTCTGGGTGGTGCAGGATTTCGCCCCGCAGCTGATGGAGCGCTGCCTGGTGATCGCCGGGCTGCTGCGCGACGTCGACGAGCGCGCCCGCCTGGTGCACCTGGCCGACCGCATCTGGGACCACCTGGTGCGCCGTCGGCAGGACCGTGGCCTGTGGGACCGGCCGGACCGGGTGTTCGAGGAGCTACCCGAGCATGCCGGCGTGTCGTGGCGCCTCACCGAGCGGGCGATCCGGTGCATGGTCGGCGCGGCGCACCTGGTCAGCGCGGAGCCGCCGGTCAACGATCGCCTCGTGGTCCAGGCGCGCGATCTGCTCCACGAGGCCGAACACCGCTACGACATGGAGTTGATGCACGGTAACGACCGCGTCAGTCCCGGGGTGCACGACGTGCTGGTCCGGGCCCGGGCCTCATTGGAGCGGGCGCGGCGCTGCGCCCGGACCCGGCCCGGTACCGCCGTGGCGCTCGCCTCCACGGTCCTGGTCCTGCTCGACCAGCTCGACGCCGTCCGGGCGAACGACAGCACGGTGTTCTGA
- a CDS encoding SCO2523 family variant P-loop protein: protein MLVFAASDKGGAGRSVTSSNVAYRAALRGDDVAYLDFDLGSPTAGAIFGIDRAETGTTGGAGLHRYLMRQVAAPDPIEVWQQAARQAIRHRPPGTGRLTLFPGDVGGGEFLTNTNLIDPCLDLFLRLNEQFGICFVDLSAGRSLAVELMLRVTALPQMRTITCRWLVFHRWTVQHVIAAGGLVHGPRGLLETARRYKHDPEHFTGNLRYVRTAVIDPSSLTHRGLSAEQGSWINDRNQRLNQLAGEYQVGRSRLLGSVPLDPMLQWQEQLVTDEDVVRGVANVATRNAFDDLARRLVDDAAWETL, encoded by the coding sequence ATGCTCGTCTTCGCCGCGTCCGACAAGGGTGGCGCCGGCCGCTCGGTGACCAGCAGCAACGTCGCCTACCGCGCCGCATTGCGCGGGGATGACGTCGCCTACCTGGATTTCGACCTCGGTTCGCCGACGGCGGGCGCGATCTTCGGCATCGATCGGGCGGAGACCGGCACGACCGGCGGAGCAGGGCTGCACAGGTACCTGATGCGCCAGGTGGCGGCACCCGATCCGATCGAGGTCTGGCAGCAGGCGGCCCGGCAGGCCATCCGGCACCGGCCACCGGGGACCGGACGCCTGACCTTGTTCCCCGGCGACGTGGGCGGAGGTGAGTTCCTGACCAACACGAATCTCATCGACCCGTGCCTGGACCTCTTCCTGCGGCTCAACGAGCAGTTCGGCATCTGTTTCGTCGATCTCAGCGCCGGGCGCAGCCTCGCCGTGGAACTGATGCTGCGGGTGACCGCGTTGCCCCAGATGCGGACCATCACCTGCCGCTGGCTGGTCTTCCACCGCTGGACGGTGCAGCATGTGATCGCCGCGGGCGGGCTGGTCCACGGACCCCGAGGACTGCTGGAGACGGCACGACGGTACAAACACGATCCCGAACACTTCACGGGCAACCTGCGATACGTCCGGACGGCGGTGATCGACCCGAGCTCGCTGACGCACCGGGGCCTGAGCGCCGAGCAGGGTTCGTGGATCAACGACCGTAACCAGCGCCTGAACCAGCTCGCCGGCGAGTATCAGGTCGGACGGAGCCGCCTCCTGGGATCGGTGCCCCTGGACCCGATGCTGCAATGGCAGGAACAGCTGGTCACCGACGAGGACGTGGTGCGGGGCGTCGCGAACGTGGCGACCCGCAACGCCTTCGACGACCTGGCTCGGCGGCTTGTCGACGACGCCGCCTGGGAGACGCTGTGA
- a CDS encoding SCO2522 family protein, protein MTGGAVSGGFDYREAGPEAATSSVALSHLSVELGHLFPEDLAEGTLTGHFAVVAPWVQATAALARRRATKARISTCLLIVDHADGSGSPRDVIPRIQAAAKHSGLAVDYVARESALTDGPAREVFDRIVPEPHPGTTGTRPPLDRSGWLCNGQRSPTAGAAPAMTGSAWQPPAQTGARQSIFVDVELRDSDGGGWSVTLLRAVWQLLRLGLLRPEDARLTAPEPAGTLPESWAELPPVVRLTERPAPLCAYQNFSVLPTRFLEVEVAAGLVLSMVRLTPGIDDQVIMRARREGIRLPAAPQDRVDRAFLTTDLR, encoded by the coding sequence GTGACGGGCGGTGCGGTGTCCGGCGGGTTCGACTATCGGGAAGCCGGTCCGGAGGCGGCGACGTCGTCGGTGGCCCTGTCGCATCTCTCCGTCGAGCTGGGCCACCTCTTCCCGGAGGACCTGGCCGAGGGCACCCTGACCGGCCATTTCGCCGTGGTGGCACCGTGGGTGCAGGCCACCGCCGCGCTCGCTCGCCGCCGAGCCACCAAAGCCCGGATCAGCACCTGCCTCCTGATCGTGGACCACGCCGACGGATCCGGCAGCCCGCGGGACGTCATCCCGCGGATCCAGGCGGCCGCGAAGCACAGCGGTCTCGCCGTCGACTACGTCGCCCGGGAGTCGGCCCTGACCGACGGCCCGGCCCGCGAGGTGTTCGACCGCATCGTGCCGGAGCCGCACCCCGGCACCACCGGCACCCGGCCGCCGCTCGACCGGAGCGGCTGGCTGTGCAACGGGCAGCGGTCGCCCACGGCCGGCGCCGCACCGGCGATGACCGGATCGGCGTGGCAGCCGCCGGCGCAGACCGGCGCCCGCCAATCGATCTTTGTCGACGTCGAGCTCCGGGACAGCGACGGCGGAGGATGGTCGGTCACGCTGCTCCGGGCGGTGTGGCAGCTGCTCCGGCTCGGCCTGCTCCGTCCGGAGGATGCCCGCCTGACCGCGCCGGAACCGGCCGGCACGCTTCCGGAGAGCTGGGCCGAGTTGCCGCCGGTGGTCCGGCTGACGGAACGCCCGGCGCCGCTCTGCGCGTACCAAAACTTCTCGGTCCTGCCCACCCGCTTCCTGGAGGTGGAGGTGGCCGCGGGTCTGGTCTTGTCGATGGTCCGGCTCACTCCGGGGATCGACGATCAGGTGATCATGCGGGCTCGGCGGGAAGGCATCAGGCTGCCGGCCGCACCGCAGGACCGCGTCGACCGCGCCTTTCTCACCACGGACCTGCGATGA
- a CDS encoding SCO2521 family protein, whose protein sequence is MTHAGLGLAFGEVRTALLQNSRPLSADRAAEILDLVAGERVRRIHRPIDRAISADRWEGVDCRLPSSRGAHTRGVGTLASHAIVTGGHVAQGSTHADLIAAPSTRRQPWSHYLATPGRLEIIGKYRPDEIAGGLLRDGTDPGVLDVGAIADRGLDIVQRDARLDHLPPLRAPRTAFRWVAYLGAETLTGAYTIESERLRTLRLTVPGQELPAVVRLCEDLALHDWLLTALTAIVEAALTGDHDQAERVRRLRPAIEHLAHLWMPGAQVDEELMPVWTALNRRPGFDRQWTATVTRVRDLLTLTAARDRVSRPPGDD, encoded by the coding sequence ATGACGCACGCAGGACTCGGGCTGGCGTTCGGCGAGGTGCGCACCGCTCTGCTGCAGAACTCCCGGCCGCTGTCCGCGGACCGGGCCGCCGAGATCCTCGACCTGGTTGCCGGCGAGCGGGTCCGCCGGATCCACCGGCCGATCGACCGGGCGATCTCCGCGGACCGGTGGGAGGGCGTCGACTGCCGGTTGCCGTCGTCCCGCGGGGCGCACACGCGCGGGGTCGGCACCCTGGCCTCGCACGCGATCGTCACCGGCGGCCACGTCGCGCAGGGCTCCACCCACGCTGACCTGATCGCCGCGCCCTCCACCCGGCGGCAGCCGTGGTCGCACTACCTGGCCACGCCGGGGCGGCTCGAGATCATCGGCAAGTACCGGCCCGACGAGATCGCCGGCGGTCTCCTCCGGGACGGCACGGATCCGGGCGTTCTCGACGTCGGCGCGATCGCCGACCGGGGTCTCGACATCGTTCAGCGAGACGCCCGGCTCGACCACCTGCCCCCGCTGCGCGCGCCACGAACAGCGTTCCGCTGGGTGGCGTACCTGGGCGCGGAGACGCTCACCGGCGCCTACACGATCGAGTCCGAGCGGCTCCGGACGCTGCGCCTGACCGTGCCCGGCCAGGAGTTGCCCGCGGTCGTCCGGCTCTGCGAGGACCTGGCGCTGCACGACTGGCTGCTCACCGCGCTGACGGCGATCGTCGAGGCAGCGCTGACCGGCGACCACGATCAGGCCGAACGGGTCCGGCGGCTGCGGCCGGCGATCGAGCATCTGGCGCATCTGTGGATGCCGGGAGCACAGGTGGACGAGGAGCTGATGCCGGTCTGGACCGCCCTGAACCGGCGGCCCGGGTTCGACCGGCAGTGGACCGCCACTGTCACCCGGGTTCGCGATCTTCTGACGCTGACCGCGGCTCGGGACCGGGTGTCGCGGCCTCCAGGGGACGACTGA
- a CDS encoding DUF6879 family protein, with product MAAAGTKTDVLRLTLATIASGGVTFLLTNALNQPLEISLLLSVLIGGIVLIVRFLIMFEERLTVVESRQLESLREINVLVDRKFSEINKATELFHLIESSAMQHDVLAQLVRQSTGILPSSPPIIHNLAESRLRELGEFMGELSEGGETTYYGEDRDWLLGLAQHTTTSLDAISTDGVDRGFWNSDIGRHYLEYQRQAVERGVRIRRIFLLPHPEMASQQDFVDACRYQGKMGIDVRVLDHDDIPHAMKPSIVDFIIFDAAVGYETMSASTTEPDARPVLAQTRLIMRERRVKELANIFEHLWRISRPLEAATPGPEPRSASEDREPG from the coding sequence ATGGCCGCAGCGGGCACCAAGACCGATGTCCTTCGTCTGACCCTTGCCACCATCGCCTCGGGTGGCGTGACGTTTCTGCTGACCAATGCGCTGAATCAGCCGTTGGAGATCAGCCTCCTGCTCTCCGTGCTGATCGGTGGCATCGTGCTCATCGTTCGCTTTCTGATCATGTTCGAGGAGCGGCTGACCGTGGTGGAGAGCCGCCAGCTGGAGTCGCTGCGCGAGATCAACGTGCTGGTCGACCGCAAGTTCTCCGAGATCAACAAGGCCACCGAGCTGTTCCACCTGATCGAGAGTTCGGCCATGCAGCACGACGTGCTGGCGCAGCTGGTCCGCCAGTCCACCGGGATCCTGCCGAGCTCGCCGCCGATCATCCACAACCTCGCCGAGTCCCGCCTCCGGGAACTCGGCGAGTTCATGGGTGAGCTGTCCGAGGGCGGCGAGACGACCTATTACGGCGAGGACCGCGACTGGCTGCTCGGCCTGGCCCAGCACACCACCACCAGCCTCGACGCGATCAGCACCGACGGCGTGGACCGCGGTTTCTGGAACAGCGACATCGGCCGGCACTATCTGGAGTACCAGCGGCAGGCCGTGGAGCGCGGGGTGCGGATTCGCCGGATCTTCCTGTTGCCCCACCCGGAGATGGCCAGCCAGCAGGACTTCGTCGACGCCTGCCGGTACCAGGGCAAGATGGGCATCGACGTGCGAGTCCTGGACCACGACGACATCCCGCATGCGATGAAGCCGTCCATCGTCGACTTCATCATCTTCGACGCCGCGGTCGGCTACGAGACGATGTCCGCCTCGACCACCGAGCCGGACGCCCGCCCGGTCCTGGCCCAGACTCGCCTGATCATGCGCGAACGCCGGGTCAAGGAGCTGGCGAACATCTTCGAGCACCTGTGGCGGATCAGTCGTCCCCTGGAGGCCGCGACACCCGGTCCCGAGCCGCGGTCAGCGTCAGAAGATCGCGAACCCGGGTGA
- a CDS encoding FAD-dependent oxidoreductase, protein MAANQQPLLVIGAGVIGLTTALRLAEAGLPVRVLADEPPARTTSAAAGAMWEPYLTEHPDMDRWSRVTYERLLAEADDPRTGVRVVRGVEATRDRIDVPDWARELPEHTEVDPGTLPPGFATGWGFTTALIDMPVYLARLAERLERHGVRIERAHVTDVTSLTGTAPVVVNCTGHRAAQLLGDEAVEPIRGQLVAVRNPGITEFFCEHTDDPTAVIYLLPHGDTLILGGSAEKGYERPEPDPRITREILQRAVALFPALAGAEVLGERVGFRPYRAPVRVEAEGRVIHNYGHGGAGVTLSWGSAGDVVAMAWEIIGRR, encoded by the coding sequence ATGGCCGCTAATCAGCAACCTCTCCTGGTGATCGGCGCGGGTGTCATCGGGCTGACCACGGCGCTGCGACTGGCCGAGGCGGGCCTGCCCGTTCGCGTGCTGGCCGACGAGCCACCCGCCCGGACCACCTCGGCCGCCGCCGGCGCGATGTGGGAGCCCTACCTCACCGAGCATCCGGACATGGACCGCTGGAGCCGGGTGACCTATGAGCGGCTGCTGGCCGAGGCGGACGATCCCCGGACCGGCGTACGGGTGGTGCGCGGGGTGGAGGCGACCCGCGACCGGATCGACGTGCCGGACTGGGCGCGGGAGCTACCGGAGCACACCGAGGTCGACCCGGGCACCCTGCCCCCGGGCTTCGCGACCGGCTGGGGGTTCACCACCGCTCTGATCGACATGCCGGTCTACCTCGCCCGGCTGGCCGAGCGGCTGGAGCGGCACGGGGTGCGGATCGAACGGGCGCACGTGACCGACGTGACCTCGCTGACCGGCACGGCGCCGGTGGTGGTCAACTGCACCGGCCACCGGGCAGCCCAGCTGCTCGGGGACGAGGCCGTGGAGCCGATCCGGGGGCAGCTGGTGGCGGTCCGCAACCCGGGGATCACCGAGTTCTTCTGCGAGCACACCGACGACCCGACCGCGGTGATCTATCTGCTGCCGCACGGCGACACGCTGATCCTGGGCGGCAGTGCCGAGAAGGGGTACGAGCGTCCCGAGCCGGACCCGCGGATCACCCGGGAGATCCTGCAGCGGGCGGTCGCGCTTTTCCCCGCGCTCGCCGGGGCGGAGGTGCTCGGCGAGCGGGTCGGGTTCCGGCCGTACCGGGCGCCGGTCCGGGTGGAGGCCGAGGGCCGGGTGATCCACAACTACGGGCACGGCGGGGCCGGGGTGACCCTGTCCTGGGGATCGGCCGGGGACGTCGTCGCCATGGCGTGGGAGATCATCGGCCGGCGCTGA
- a CDS encoding NAD(P)/FAD-dependent oxidoreductase, which translates to MAAEQTPVLVVGAGIIGLTSAVRLAEQGVPVRIVADLPPARTTSAVAGALWEPYLVEHPDQDRWGRVAYRRFVAEATDPATGVRIVSGVDAIRDPRPVPDWARAMPDFAEIDPAGLPDGFVGGWRFSTALIDMPVYLGFLTDRLAALGVPVEHAHVDDLAEAAGTAPVVVNCTGHRAGTLTGDDVVQPVRGQIVVVRNPGITEFFTGTGDSGTMTYLLPHGDRLLVGGSAEKGADRPEPDERLGREILARAVAMFPELAGAQVLGQRVGFRPYRTPIRVEHEELGGGHVIHNYGHGGAGVTLSWGSAEDVAGLVRELLSRPGAGRG; encoded by the coding sequence ATGGCCGCTGAGCAGACGCCCGTCCTGGTGGTCGGGGCCGGGATCATCGGGTTGACCAGCGCGGTGCGCCTGGCCGAGCAGGGCGTTCCGGTGCGGATCGTGGCCGACCTGCCGCCGGCCCGCACCACCTCCGCGGTGGCCGGCGCGTTGTGGGAGCCGTACCTGGTGGAGCATCCGGACCAGGACCGGTGGGGCCGGGTGGCGTACCGGCGGTTCGTGGCGGAGGCGACCGATCCGGCCACCGGGGTGCGGATCGTGAGCGGGGTGGACGCGATCCGGGACCCGCGCCCGGTCCCGGACTGGGCCCGGGCGATGCCCGATTTCGCGGAGATCGATCCGGCCGGGCTGCCGGACGGCTTCGTGGGTGGCTGGCGGTTCAGCACCGCCCTCATCGACATGCCGGTCTACCTCGGTTTCCTGACCGACCGGCTGGCCGCCCTCGGGGTGCCGGTCGAGCACGCGCACGTCGACGACCTGGCCGAGGCGGCCGGTACGGCCCCGGTGGTGGTCAACTGCACCGGGCACCGGGCCGGCACGCTGACCGGCGACGACGTGGTGCAGCCGGTCCGCGGGCAGATCGTCGTGGTGCGCAATCCGGGGATCACCGAGTTCTTCACCGGCACCGGCGACTCGGGCACGATGACCTACCTGCTGCCGCACGGCGACCGGCTGCTGGTCGGGGGCAGTGCGGAGAAGGGCGCCGACCGGCCGGAACCGGACGAGCGGCTCGGCCGGGAGATCCTGGCCCGGGCGGTCGCCATGTTTCCGGAGCTCGCCGGGGCTCAGGTGCTCGGGCAGCGGGTCGGGTTCCGGCCGTACCGGACGCCGATCCGGGTGGAGCACGAGGAGCTGGGCGGCGGACACGTGATCCACAACTACGGGCACGGAGGGGCCGGGGTCACCCTCTCCTGGGGATCGGCCGAGGACGTGGCCGGCCTGGTGCGGGAGCTGCTCAGCCGACCGGGAGCGGGACGGGGCTGA